DNA sequence from the Candidatus Methylomirabilota bacterium genome:
CCAGGAGCTCCCGCCGGTGCGTGATGATCGCGGCGTTGTCCGGGTACATGCCCGTCACCGCCGGGATGCCCCGGGACCGGGCGATCCGACAGATCAGGGCGCAGCCGAGCCCGTACCGGCCGGAATCGAAGGCCGGGCCCGCCACCACCAGGTCGGGCGCATGGGTGGCCAGGGCCGCCCCGATGGCCAGGCCCGCCTCGACCTCGCGCTCGGCCACGTAGTCGTCCCCGGCCAGGACCGTGGCGACCACCACACCCTCACCCTTCAGGATCTGCTGGAGGGCGCGGCCGGGGCCGATCGGGCCCTCGCGAACCTGCACCGGGGTGTCGGCCCGCTCCTCGCCGCCGATCCCGCCGAAGAACTGGTTCAGGTAATGCACCACGCGCACGGGCTGCGCCATGGGGGTCCTCCTCTCGCCCGACCCGGGAACCTACGCCGCGCCGTCGCCAGGCGCCGCGGTCCGTCGCACCTCCTGGACGGCCGCCACGATCTGGTCGGGATCCTCCAGCGCCATCTCGGCGATGCCGACCTCGGCCCGATAGACGCCCTCGTCGATCTGGGACCGGACCTCCGATTCGATGACGTGGTAGACGGGCAGGCCCAGCGCCGCTCCGGCCAGCGGCCCGGCCCACGTCGGGTCGCCGTCGGTGACGGTCATCGCGTAGAGGCGGCTGCTGTCGACGGTCGGCGTACCCAGCAGGACGACCACGTCCGTGGTCCCGACCCGCTCGACGGTGCGCTTGATCTCCTCTTGGCCCTCCAGGCCAAGCGCGCCCGCGGCCGTTCAGACGAAGCAGTGCGTCTGCTCGAGCACCACCTCCGCCCCCGCGCTGCGGGCGCAGTTGGCGATGGCCGTCCCCTGGACGCCGTCGCGCTCGCCCAGCACGATCACCTTCTTGCCCCGCAGCTCCATCCCACGATCCTCCCGCGACCCGTCGCGGCCGCGACGTCACCCGCCCGGATTGCGCTCCAGCACGACCGACAGCCCGTCGGATCCCTGCGTCATGCGGCCCAGGAAGAGGCTGCCCTTGGCCAGGAACATCACCCGCTGCATCCTACCATCGCGCATCCGGTCCACGCCATGACCGAGGAAGGGCACGGCGGAGGCGATGTGGCCCTGCGTCGGCGAGAACCCCGGCAGCCCGTGGGTGCGCGTGAAGTCGGCCACGTCCTCTTTGGCGAGGCCCTGCTTGGCGACCGCCAGGGCGGCGATGAGCTGGTAGTTGCGCTTGGCCACGTCGCCGCTTCCGGCCGGCTCGGTGAGCTCCGGGTTCTGGAGCTCGGTCGCGTACTTGTCGACGTCCTGGAAGCCGAGACGCAGCCGGGCGAGCGGCTCGGAGACGAGCCGCTCGAAGATGGCCTGCTGCGCCGAGCCGGCGCCGACGGTGTGCCGCCCCACCGAGTCGAGCCGGAGGACCGGGCTCCGGCCGTCATCCGGCCCCACGACGATGGCCACGGCGGCGAGGGTGTCTTCGAGGATCGGCTGGTCGTGGCGGAGGTGACCCTGGAA
Encoded proteins:
- the grdA gene encoding glycine/sarcosine/betaine reductase complex selenoprotein A, with the protein product MELRGKKVIVLGERDGVQGTAIANCARSAGAEVVLEQTHCFVUTAAGALGLEGQEEIKRTVERVGTTDVVVLLGTPTVDSSRLYAMTVTDGDPTWAGPLAGAALGLPVYHVIESEVRSQIDEGVYRAEVGIAEMALEDPDQIVAAVQEVRRTAAPGDGAA